A DNA window from Helianthus annuus cultivar XRQ/B chromosome 15, HanXRQr2.0-SUNRISE, whole genome shotgun sequence contains the following coding sequences:
- the LOC110913532 gene encoding uncharacterized protein LOC110913532, protein MWKQIDQLLALPACTCDASKQFNDFNHLIKLIQFLMGLDSICQSVRTNLLTRETLPSMKDAFSIISREESHLHTKFFSEKVPNSTVGFAVKTNQVFDSKKKGIRPPNPSLKCSHCNKTGHTVEKCFELVGYPLWMKSKNNGNKGGMDSQTKKVQVIGNQFDGLYLCGSSSVKVCSASCDVNLWHARLGHPAEVVLHVLKNKLDVKNVSLSPCETCNRAKQHRDPFPLSDHKSKMLGELVHLDVWGPYKVPSRDGLRFFLTIVDDYTRAIWVYLMRHKREVFHNTQGFFNWLKTQFGKHVKVFRSDNGTDTPHPKVGPTPDDDIKNDPISDHGSQQSNVESSDTLGKVVSQQPSVTDEHMDRANHDTEVETIFNNSEGDDVG, encoded by the exons ATGTGGAAACAAATTGATCAGTTACTTGCTTTACCTGCTTGTACTTGTGATGCATCTAAACAATTTAATGATTTTAATCATCTCATTAAACTGATACAATTTTTGATGGGTCTTGATAGTATATGCCAGTCTGTGAGAACTAATCTTTTAACTAGAGAAACACTTCCTTCTATGAAGGATGCCTTTTCTATTATATCAAGAGAAGAGTCACATCTTCATACTAAATTTTTTTCTGAAAAGGTTCCTAATAGTACTGTGGGCTTTGCTGTTAAAACAAATCAAGTTTTTGATTCAAAGAAAAAGGGTATTAGACCTCCTAATCCTAGTCTTAAATGTTCTCATTGTAACAAGACAGGTCATACtgttgaaaaatgttttgaactTGTTGGTTATCCTTTATGGATGAAATCTAAAAACAATGGGAATAAGGGTGGCATG GATTCTCAAACAAAGAAAGTCCAAGTGATTGGTAATCAATTTGATGGTCTCTATTTATGTGGTAGTTCATCTGTTAAGGTGTGTAGTGCTAGTTGTGATGTCAATTTGTGGCATGCTAGATTAGGTCATCCTGCTGAAGTTGTTTTACATGTCTTGAAAAATAAATTAGATGTTAAAAATGTTAGTCTGTCACCTTGTGAGACTTGTAATAGGGCCAAGCAACATAGAGACCCTTTCCCTTTAAGTGATCACAAGTCTAAAATGTTGGGTGAATTAGTTCATCTTGATGTTTGGGGTCCTTACAAGGTTCCTAGTAGAGATGGTTTGAGATTTTTCCTTACTATTGTTGATGACTATACCAGGGCTATATGGGTGTATCTCATGAGACACAAACGTGAAGTTTTCCATAATACACAAGGGTTTTTTAATTGGCTTAAAACTCAGTTTGGTAAACATGTTAAAGtgtttagaagtgataatggaactgA TACTCCTCATCCTAAAGTTGGCCCTACTCCCGATGATGATATCAAAAATGATCCTATCTCTGATCATGGGTCTCAGCAGTCCAATGTTGAGTCTAGTGACACTTTAGGTAAGGTTGTTTCTCAGCAACCAAGTGTCACTGATGAACATATGGATAGGGCTAATCATGATACTGAGGTTGAGACTATTTTTAATAATTCTGAGGGAGATGATGTTGGTTAA